In a single window of the Papaver somniferum cultivar HN1 chromosome 8, ASM357369v1, whole genome shotgun sequence genome:
- the LOC113303125 gene encoding uncharacterized protein LOC113303125, which yields MRGGSSSTPTASVSSNKRPPRPPPNASSDGGANSAGGASAAKDASVAGDASADGDATEAVIKVTETHSNKRKTPEDATEDDTEVSQVTEPKGKKRSDVWNHFDMDPKPSKYAKCRHCKTKIAAQGTKYGTGYHYNLLWNTQFLHMQSVFTVTNYFLSTLLGMNL from the exons ATGCGAGGAGGATCCAGTTCAACACCTACTGCCTCTGTTTCTTCTAATAAGCGGCCACCTCGACCTCCACCTAATGCAAGTTCAGATGGAGGTGCAAATTCAGCTGGAGGTGCAAGTGCTGCTAAAGATGCTAGTGTTGCTGGAGATGCTAGTGCAGATGGAGATGCAACTGAAGCTGTCATAAAAGTGAcagaaacacatagcaataagcgTAAAACCCCTGAAGATGCAACTGAAGATGACACAGAAGTGAGTCAAGTGACAGAACCAAAGGGAAAGAAACGTTCTGATGTGTGGAACCACTTTGATATGGACCCCAAGCCTTCGAAATATGCAAAATGTCGCCACTGTAAGACAAAGATTGCAGCTCAGGGTACCAAGTATGGGACAG GTTACCATTACAACCTCCTGTGGAATACCCAATTTCTACACATGCAAAGTGTATTCACTGTAACAAACTATTTCCTGTCGACCCTTTTAGGAATGAACTTATGA